A window of the Mesotoga prima MesG1.Ag.4.2 genome harbors these coding sequences:
- a CDS encoding Gfo/Idh/MocA family protein yields MLLIDLIMIGAGNRGYFAYGEAVLSLDGARVVAVAEPDEFRRERFAKDHSIISQNAVADWKSLLSRPKFADGVIVASPETVHVEPAIEALRSGYAVLLEKPVSADLNGIRHLISSGANTSRLFLAHVLRYSGFFKMIKSLLESEAIGKLIAVEYTEQVGYYHFAHSYVRGNWRRSELAGPSILSKSCHDMDILTWLLSSRALSVVSHGGLKYFRRENAPESSTERCLDCPLKETCPYSAVTQYLSDNTYWPVNTIGNDMSFEKRRDVLRTGNYGKCVFRSDNNVADYQNVLVSFENGVEASFSMNAFTSSKTRKIFISGSNGEISGDFDSDRVEVRLFSGKTRTYEISHDGSRHGGGDMEITRDFVRYLKGETGGLSTSFKDSIQSHLMCWAAEKSRLEGGLKIDPWSFLAL; encoded by the coding sequence ATTTCGCATATGGTGAGGCTGTCCTTTCATTGGACGGTGCTCGCGTGGTTGCTGTGGCTGAGCCCGACGAGTTTAGAAGAGAGAGATTTGCAAAGGATCACTCTATAATTTCTCAAAATGCTGTGGCTGACTGGAAGTCGCTCCTTTCACGACCCAAGTTTGCAGATGGTGTTATCGTCGCCTCACCTGAGACGGTGCATGTCGAGCCCGCAATCGAAGCTCTCAGAAGTGGCTACGCAGTTCTACTCGAGAAACCGGTCTCTGCCGATTTGAACGGCATCAGGCATTTGATAAGCTCCGGCGCAAACACATCGAGGCTTTTTCTTGCCCACGTTTTGAGATACTCCGGCTTCTTCAAAATGATCAAGTCGCTTCTTGAATCTGAAGCTATCGGAAAGCTAATTGCAGTTGAGTACACCGAACAGGTCGGATACTATCACTTCGCCCATTCTTACGTGAGGGGAAACTGGAGAAGATCGGAGCTTGCAGGTCCTTCTATCCTTTCAAAGAGCTGTCACGATATGGACATCCTCACCTGGTTGCTTTCCTCTAGAGCACTTTCAGTCGTTTCCCACGGTGGCCTCAAGTACTTCCGTAGAGAGAACGCACCCGAGAGTTCTACTGAGAGGTGCCTGGACTGTCCTCTAAAAGAAACCTGCCCGTATTCGGCCGTCACACAGTATCTTTCAGATAATACCTACTGGCCAGTGAATACGATTGGAAATGATATGTCATTCGAGAAGAGAAGGGATGTTCTCCGTACGGGTAATTACGGCAAATGCGTGTTCAGAAGCGATAACAACGTTGCCGACTACCAGAACGTTCTAGTCTCGTTTGAAAACGGTGTGGAAGCATCTTTCTCCATGAATGCCTTCACAAGTTCAAAGACAAGAAAGATCTTCATCAGCGGAAGCAACGGAGAGATCAGCGGAGACTTCGATAGCGACAGAGTCGAGGTGAGACTCTTCTCAGGAAAGACCAGGACTTATGAGATATCACATGACGGATCAAGGCACGGCGGCGGAGACATGGAGATTACTAGAGATTTCGTAAGATACCTTAAAGGCGAAACGGGGGGACTGTCAACTTCGTTCAAAGACTCGATTCAGAGTCACCTCATGTGCTGGGCTGCAGAAAAGTCAAGACTTGAAGGTGGTTTGAAGATCGATCCATGGAGTTTTCTAGCTCTGTGA
- a CDS encoding ABC transporter ATP-binding protein, whose protein sequence is MNGIVTSNLVKRYGTFEALKSVSLSIEEGDLYCLLGPNGAGKSTLIRILTGLMKPTSGEVNVAGLDMKRDLKKIREKVGLVSERVILYDRLTPVENLLFFASMLRIERRVALKKIESLLDKVDMIEWKDKPIRVFSTGMKQRVNFVRALLHEPSILFMDEPTLGLDPHSTRTIRNMVRELNESGRTVVLTTHIMSEAENIAKSVGIMNKGKLITTGKLEDIRASLNRDRLIITVKGRPEVPIESIDGYMSASRLDGVVKIDFRPGISMESVLPRILQMKLKVIDVDHIKPSLEDVFVELTGEKSQS, encoded by the coding sequence TTGAATGGAATCGTTACATCGAATCTCGTGAAAAGATACGGTACATTTGAGGCTTTGAAGAGCGTTTCACTTTCGATAGAAGAAGGCGATCTATACTGCCTTCTGGGGCCGAACGGTGCCGGCAAGTCAACCCTTATAAGAATTCTTACTGGCTTGATGAAACCGACGTCAGGTGAAGTGAATGTTGCCGGACTTGATATGAAGCGAGATCTGAAGAAGATTAGAGAGAAAGTCGGTCTTGTGTCGGAGCGAGTAATTCTCTATGATCGTCTTACTCCGGTCGAGAATCTTCTCTTCTTTGCTTCGATGTTGAGGATTGAGAGAAGGGTTGCACTGAAAAAAATAGAATCTCTTCTCGACAAGGTAGACATGATCGAGTGGAAAGACAAACCGATAAGGGTTTTTTCGACAGGAATGAAGCAAAGAGTCAACTTTGTAAGGGCCTTGTTGCACGAGCCATCGATTCTCTTCATGGATGAACCGACACTCGGACTGGATCCCCATTCGACCAGGACTATAAGAAACATGGTCAGAGAACTCAATGAATCGGGAAGAACGGTCGTGCTGACCACCCATATCATGAGTGAAGCTGAAAATATCGCGAAATCAGTAGGAATAATGAATAAAGGCAAACTCATAACGACCGGAAAACTGGAGGACATCCGTGCTTCTTTGAATAGAGACCGCCTAATCATCACTGTGAAGGGCAGGCCAGAGGTTCCAATCGAATCGATAGACGGCTATATGAGTGCGAGCCGGCTAGATGGAGTTGTGAAAATAGACTTTCGGCCAGGAATATCTATGGAAAGCGTACTTCCCAGGATACTCCAGATGAAGCTAAAAGTGATTGATGTTGATCACATCAAGCCTTCTCTTGAAGATGTATTCGTCGAGCTTACCGGAGAGAAATCACAGAGCTAG
- a CDS encoding stage V sporulation protein S, translating into MEVLKVATHSKPNAVAGALAGVLREKGVAEIQAIGAGAVNQAVKAIAIARGYVAPSGMDLVCVPTFSDVDIDGEVRTAVRFYVQPKK; encoded by the coding sequence ATGGAAGTACTAAAGGTAGCAACCCACTCAAAACCAAACGCAGTTGCTGGTGCACTTGCCGGAGTACTCAGAGAGAAGGGCGTAGCAGAGATTCAGGCTATTGGAGCCGGAGCGGTCAATCAGGCAGTAAAGGCCATAGCAATTGCCAGAGGTTACGTTGCTCCAAGCGGTATGGATCTCGTATGTGTTCCAACCTTTTCGGATGTTGACATCGACGGAGAAGTAAGAACGGCAGTTAGGTTCTATGTACAGCCAAAGAAGTAA
- a CDS encoding alpha-amylase family glycosyl hydrolase — translation MILKEILELLKSKKGKMDYSIPKEWLPDGYSGTLKLRDRYIFVDPYEFGSSIIESIVAKAEPGIDYSKSLGRIRNESDNLWIKSAIVYGSFVRSTAAYSHQDPEFFSDLHSQEYSESGTFLKMIYMLPYLSKMGFDTLYFLPVTSYSDKFKKGELGSPYSVKDFFSIDERYHDFLLEDMDVEREFKAFVEAAHIMGMRIVLDFIPRTSARDSALILKHPEWFYWIDASHLKDYRPPKIEGLGFDQARVETLPVIYSNENVKKHLAMFRYSPEKLNPEKWRNFVAHHEGSDNFLDELVSEFGVITPPGFSDWINDNQPTWDDVTFLRLYKDHPEESRKFLSEDQPPYVLFDVVKSSFFPGKEPMTDLWETIENIMPFYNSKFGVDGARLDMGHALPRELELRIIRKAKENDASFSIIAEELVMGNDEKARQSGYDCILGNTWWMEPRITEGKFKELVYEILPRLRVPTLACVETPDTPRAVARPNGKKFSRFATVLNYFLPNGITYVNSGQEIFEIQPMNLGLDNDEDGRYVLPPNDPFYGKLAFFDPYVLHWNADDDMVDLISLLSSLRRDNLELINPHDLKLLWEEDIESAGLFYWNGSKGLLVVANGDFQSMKDFHINLGYFTWKSEHKVAWKLKGFDGHSEWKVGGDFHLSLGPGEVAVAEIK, via the coding sequence GTGATCCTCAAGGAGATCCTAGAGCTTCTGAAGAGTAAGAAGGGTAAAATGGATTACTCCATTCCAAAGGAGTGGTTACCTGACGGGTACTCAGGTACCTTGAAGCTTAGAGATCGATACATATTTGTGGACCCATACGAATTCGGCTCAAGCATAATTGAAAGCATAGTCGCTAAAGCCGAACCGGGAATCGATTATTCGAAGTCGCTGGGCAGGATTAGAAACGAGAGCGACAATCTTTGGATCAAATCCGCAATCGTCTACGGATCATTCGTCAGGTCGACCGCAGCCTACTCGCATCAAGACCCGGAATTCTTCTCAGATCTTCATTCGCAAGAATACTCGGAATCAGGGACCTTCCTTAAGATGATCTATATGCTTCCATATCTATCGAAGATGGGCTTCGACACTCTTTACTTCCTCCCTGTTACCAGTTACAGCGACAAGTTCAAGAAGGGAGAACTAGGCTCACCTTACTCCGTGAAGGATTTCTTCTCAATCGATGAACGCTACCACGATTTCTTGCTTGAGGATATGGACGTCGAACGCGAATTCAAGGCATTTGTCGAAGCGGCCCATATTATGGGAATGAGGATCGTTCTAGACTTCATCCCGAGAACTTCCGCTAGAGACTCTGCCTTGATACTCAAACATCCCGAGTGGTTCTACTGGATAGACGCATCTCATCTTAAGGACTACAGGCCGCCCAAGATTGAGGGTCTCGGCTTCGACCAGGCCAGGGTTGAGACGTTGCCTGTCATCTACTCGAATGAGAACGTGAAGAAGCATCTGGCGATGTTCAGGTACTCGCCGGAGAAACTGAATCCGGAAAAGTGGAGAAACTTCGTCGCCCACCACGAAGGCAGCGACAACTTCCTTGATGAGCTCGTTTCGGAGTTCGGCGTAATAACACCTCCGGGTTTTTCCGACTGGATAAACGACAACCAGCCCACCTGGGACGATGTTACCTTCCTGAGGCTGTACAAAGATCATCCCGAGGAATCACGGAAATTTCTTTCAGAGGACCAGCCTCCCTATGTTCTCTTTGATGTAGTAAAATCATCCTTCTTTCCTGGGAAAGAGCCCATGACGGATCTCTGGGAAACCATTGAGAATATTATGCCCTTTTACAACAGTAAATTTGGCGTCGATGGCGCAAGGCTCGACATGGGTCACGCCCTCCCCAGAGAGTTAGAGCTTAGAATAATTCGTAAGGCTAAGGAGAACGATGCTTCGTTTTCAATTATTGCCGAAGAACTTGTGATGGGGAATGACGAGAAGGCGAGACAGTCTGGCTACGACTGTATTTTGGGGAATACATGGTGGATGGAACCGAGAATAACTGAGGGAAAATTCAAAGAACTTGTATACGAGATTCTTCCCAGACTACGCGTGCCGACGCTGGCCTGTGTTGAAACTCCAGACACTCCCAGGGCAGTCGCGAGACCGAACGGGAAGAAGTTTTCGCGCTTTGCGACCGTTCTGAACTACTTCTTGCCAAACGGAATAACTTACGTCAATTCCGGCCAGGAGATATTCGAGATACAACCGATGAATCTAGGCCTGGATAACGACGAGGACGGCAGATATGTCCTTCCGCCTAACGATCCATTCTACGGCAAGCTGGCTTTCTTCGATCCGTATGTTCTCCACTGGAACGCGGATGACGACATGGTCGATCTGATTTCCCTTCTATCTTCATTGAGAAGAGATAATCTTGAGCTCATCAACCCCCATGATTTGAAACTTCTCTGGGAGGAAGACATCGAATCTGCAGGACTCTTCTACTGGAATGGGTCGAAGGGATTGCTGGTTGTTGCTAATGGTGACTTCCAAAGCATGAAGGATTTTCACATAAACCTGGGTTATTTTACCTGGAAGAGCGAACACAAAGTTGCGTGGAAGCTCAAGGGTTTCGATGGTCACTCGGAATGGAAGGTGGGAGGCGACTTTCATCTCTCGTTAGGTCCCGGAGAGGTGGCAGTGGCAGAAATCAAATAA
- the rplU gene encoding 50S ribosomal protein L21: protein MYAIIEASGRQYRVEEGMTLFTERQNGKESGDEIVFDRVILVHNGEEATVGKPYVNGAKVVGKVVSHGRDKKVLVVKFGPRKNFDRVNGHRQWFTEVSIEKIETGVK from the coding sequence GTGTATGCCATCATTGAGGCCTCGGGAAGACAGTATAGAGTCGAGGAAGGCATGACTCTCTTCACCGAAAGGCAGAATGGAAAGGAAAGCGGAGACGAGATAGTCTTCGACAGAGTGATTCTCGTCCACAACGGAGAAGAAGCAACGGTAGGCAAACCTTATGTGAACGGCGCAAAAGTTGTAGGCAAGGTTGTTTCTCACGGTAGAGACAAAAAAGTGCTTGTGGTCAAGTTTGGCCCCCGAAAGAACTTCGACAGAGTAAACGGTCACAGACAGTGGTTCACAGAAGTCTCTATTGAGAAGATCGAGACGGGGGTGAAATGA
- the rpmA gene encoding 50S ribosomal protein L27: protein MARKSAGRSNGRESNPKYLGIKRGESSAVKAGSIIVRQRGTKIHAGKNVGLGRDHTLFALIDGKVHFEEKNNRKYVSVYSE, encoded by the coding sequence ATGGCCCGAAAAAGCGCGGGAAGGTCAAACGGGAGAGAGAGTAATCCCAAGTATCTTGGGATTAAAAGAGGCGAATCTTCAGCCGTGAAGGCGGGTTCCATTATTGTTAGACAGAGAGGAACAAAGATTCACGCCGGTAAGAACGTAGGACTCGGCAGAGACCATACCCTCTTTGCTCTTATTGATGGCAAGGTTCACTTTGAAGAGAAGAACAACCGCAAGTACGTTAGTGTCTACAGCGAGTAG
- the rplM gene encoding 50S ribosomal protein L13 yields the protein MKIQKTPLCRWAVTHSKVQTKRKGEIEKTLGYLVDHNGNKIEKKWYVVDATDVPLGRLAGQIAMVLMGKNKPYYTPHLDTGDFVIVVNADKVKLTGKKLDQKKYYRYSGYPGGIKERTARQMMEKFPDRVVRLAVKRMLPKKALGEKMLKKLKVYAGPEHEHAAQKPELIELVK from the coding sequence ATGAAGATTCAGAAGACACCTTTGTGCAGATGGGCAGTAACCCACTCCAAGGTGCAGACGAAAAGAAAGGGAGAAATCGAGAAGACACTCGGTTATCTGGTTGATCATAATGGCAACAAGATAGAGAAGAAATGGTACGTCGTCGATGCGACTGATGTCCCGCTGGGAAGACTTGCTGGACAGATCGCAATGGTTCTGATGGGAAAGAACAAGCCATATTATACTCCCCATCTTGATACCGGTGACTTCGTCATAGTAGTTAATGCCGACAAGGTTAAGCTTACCGGCAAGAAACTCGACCAAAAGAAGTACTACAGATACTCGGGTTATCCGGGAGGCATAAAGGAAAGAACGGCAAGACAGATGATGGAGAAGTTCCCGGATAGGGTTGTAAGACTTGCAGTGAAGAGAATGCTCCCCAAGAAGGCTCTTGGTGAAAAGATGCTTAAGAAACTCAAGGTATATGCAGGTCCCGAGCATGAACACGCCGCTCAGAAGCCCGAACTTATCGAACTGGTTAAATGA
- the rpsI gene encoding 30S ribosomal protein S9 has translation MADFVDYYGTGRRKTSVARVHLRPGTGKLLINGKEYKDLKEYLSNDAWVRSALKPAVVTNTIGRFDMLIRVNGGGLGGQAGAISLGIARALVKFNPDLKKLLRQNSLLTRDPREVERKKYGLKKARRAPQFSKR, from the coding sequence ATGGCTGACTTTGTTGATTATTACGGAACAGGCAGAAGGAAGACCTCTGTTGCGAGAGTTCACCTGAGACCTGGAACCGGTAAGCTCTTAATAAATGGAAAAGAATACAAGGATCTTAAGGAATACCTTTCAAATGACGCATGGGTCAGGAGCGCACTGAAACCCGCCGTTGTCACAAACACGATAGGTAGATTCGACATGCTCATAAGAGTAAACGGCGGTGGACTTGGGGGCCAGGCTGGTGCGATAAGTCTAGGAATCGCCAGAGCGCTTGTTAAGTTCAATCCTGATCTCAAGAAGCTTCTACGACAGAACAGTCTCTTGACGAGAGACCCAAGAGAAGTCGAGAGAAAGAAATACGGCCTCAAGAAAGCAAGAAGAGCACCTCAATTCTCCAAGCGTTAA
- the dnaG gene encoding DNA primase → MFTKEELDEIKKSINIVDFIGRYVNLQKAGSSYRGLCPFHNDNDPSFYVHPQRGFFHCFGCGEKGDVISFYQKIENLSFAEAVKRLADYAGIPIQVDTAESEYDKFTTIMSRLAGIYNRELKEKRPETLAYLLEKRKISQNTIDEFQLGYSPDERTFPQSLPSKLRTDEKTLLQLGILVRRGATYSDRFAGRLMIPIDNESGKVVGFGGRIMDAEKGPKYINSSESKYFQKNRLLFNLSRARAAIKQLNYAVIAEGYFDVISLFEAGITNSVGLLGTALTERHLRILGNYTRNLLFFLDSDEAGQTASLRSIDIAEKLDFGTAVVFSRDQKDPADLFVAEGPKAIKETLALAIPGPAFRVEFFSRKLDLSIPLGRKHLIEHLKPYVISFRSTGNLAAVQSTIAALAQKTGYSERELESALRGGMSKSSGGEMKSGLALKLKDHIRIYLQHPKLRATVVKQIELMNESRDLKELLKGMKKGLELEELLDLVEESIGRELIELASTCIDFDTAQRVLQSTGLYANKRLVEEEMAEIDRRLPKVKDEGARKALLIRRIELRRMLERKMKGGD, encoded by the coding sequence GTGTTCACCAAAGAGGAACTCGACGAGATAAAAAAGTCCATAAACATCGTCGATTTCATAGGGCGCTATGTGAACCTGCAGAAGGCCGGAAGCTCTTACAGGGGACTATGCCCGTTTCACAACGACAACGACCCTTCATTTTATGTCCACCCTCAAAGGGGCTTCTTTCATTGCTTTGGCTGCGGTGAAAAAGGTGATGTGATTTCTTTCTATCAGAAGATCGAGAATCTGTCGTTCGCAGAGGCAGTTAAGAGACTTGCCGATTATGCAGGCATTCCCATTCAGGTCGATACGGCCGAGTCCGAGTACGATAAATTCACAACGATCATGTCTCGGCTTGCGGGTATTTACAATAGAGAACTAAAAGAGAAGAGGCCCGAGACACTGGCCTATCTTCTGGAAAAGCGAAAGATCTCCCAGAACACGATAGACGAATTTCAGCTCGGTTATTCACCGGATGAAAGAACTTTTCCACAGTCACTGCCGTCGAAACTTAGAACCGATGAAAAGACTCTTCTTCAACTGGGGATTCTGGTGAGGAGAGGGGCGACCTATAGCGATAGATTTGCTGGCAGGCTTATGATTCCGATTGACAATGAATCGGGTAAAGTTGTTGGATTCGGCGGTAGAATCATGGATGCCGAAAAGGGACCGAAATACATCAACTCATCCGAGTCGAAATACTTCCAGAAAAATAGACTCTTATTCAATCTTTCACGTGCCAGGGCGGCCATTAAGCAGTTGAACTACGCGGTGATCGCAGAAGGGTACTTTGATGTCATTTCTCTGTTCGAGGCAGGAATAACGAACTCGGTGGGCCTACTCGGTACTGCACTGACGGAAAGGCATCTTAGAATTCTCGGAAATTATACGCGTAACCTCTTGTTCTTTCTAGATTCCGACGAGGCTGGTCAGACAGCATCACTTAGGTCCATAGACATTGCAGAGAAGCTGGACTTTGGAACGGCCGTTGTTTTTTCGAGAGATCAGAAAGATCCGGCAGATCTGTTCGTTGCAGAAGGTCCAAAGGCGATAAAGGAGACCCTCGCGCTTGCGATTCCGGGCCCTGCCTTCAGAGTCGAGTTCTTTTCGAGAAAACTCGATCTGTCGATTCCTTTGGGCCGAAAGCACCTGATAGAGCATCTCAAACCATATGTGATCTCATTCAGAAGCACTGGAAACCTTGCTGCCGTTCAGTCGACGATTGCAGCGCTTGCACAGAAGACAGGTTATTCGGAGCGAGAGCTTGAATCCGCACTTCGCGGTGGAATGTCGAAGAGCTCCGGCGGGGAAATGAAAAGCGGTTTAGCTCTGAAACTCAAGGATCACATAAGGATATATTTGCAGCATCCGAAGCTGCGGGCGACGGTTGTCAAACAGATAGAGTTGATGAATGAAAGCAGAGACCTGAAGGAACTCCTTAAAGGAATGAAAAAGGGTCTGGAACTTGAGGAGTTACTCGATCTGGTGGAAGAAAGTATAGGCAGAGAACTGATCGAACTGGCATCTACTTGCATTGATTTTGATACCGCACAACGTGTTCTCCAGTCAACCGGATTGTATGCCAACAAGAGACTTGTGGAAGAGGAGATGGCAGAGATTGACCGAAGACTTCCAAAGGTCAAGGATGAGGGGGCAAGAAAGGCTTTGCTGATCAGGAGGATCGAGCTAAGAAGAATGCTCGAGAGAAAGATGAAGGGTGGCGATTAG
- the rpoD gene encoding RNA polymerase sigma factor RpoD: MTKEEIDKRIKKLLRQGKKKGFVTYEDIDSAFPPDYEGFDSSLVESIYEEFEKNKINIVEKEPVEDDDDIESESSEELVSILETTPEMYDNISLKDPIKMYLKEIGKISLLTPSRERELARRAQKGEPKAKEELITANLRLVVSIAKRYIGRGLTFLDLIQEGNIGLIKAVEKFDWKKGYKFSTYATWWIRQAITRAIADQARTIRVPVHMVETINKLNKVIREHLQDHGEYPTIEELGNLTGKTPEKIEEILAASKETVSLESPISGDEESTMGDFIHDDSMEQPEEAAMKMLLREQIDQILDTLSPREAMVLKMRYGLLDGKTKTLEEVGQFFNVTRERIRQIEVKALRKLRHPSRSKQLKALLGMLNTSKRD; this comes from the coding sequence ATGACTAAGGAAGAGATAGACAAACGAATCAAGAAACTGCTTAGACAGGGAAAGAAGAAGGGATTTGTTACATACGAAGATATAGACAGCGCTTTTCCGCCGGATTACGAAGGCTTTGACTCTAGTCTTGTTGAATCGATATACGAGGAATTTGAAAAGAACAAGATCAATATCGTCGAAAAGGAGCCAGTTGAAGATGACGATGACATAGAAAGCGAAAGCAGCGAGGAGCTTGTTTCGATACTTGAAACTACGCCTGAGATGTATGACAACATATCATTAAAGGACCCAATAAAGATGTATCTGAAGGAAATTGGCAAGATCTCTCTTCTCACGCCAAGCAGGGAAAGGGAGCTCGCCCGTCGGGCACAAAAGGGAGAGCCGAAGGCTAAGGAAGAGCTGATCACTGCAAACTTGAGACTGGTAGTTTCCATCGCAAAGAGGTATATCGGACGCGGTTTGACCTTCCTTGATCTCATTCAAGAGGGAAACATCGGGCTTATTAAGGCTGTAGAGAAATTCGACTGGAAAAAGGGATACAAGTTCAGCACTTACGCCACATGGTGGATAAGACAGGCTATAACCAGAGCTATTGCAGACCAGGCAAGAACTATAAGAGTTCCTGTCCATATGGTTGAAACGATAAACAAGCTAAACAAAGTAATACGTGAACACTTGCAGGACCATGGTGAGTATCCAACGATAGAGGAACTTGGAAACCTAACCGGCAAGACACCGGAAAAGATAGAGGAGATCCTCGCCGCCTCGAAAGAAACCGTCTCTCTCGAATCGCCGATAAGTGGCGACGAAGAATCGACTATGGGCGACTTTATCCACGATGACTCCATGGAACAGCCAGAGGAAGCCGCGATGAAGATGCTTCTTAGAGAGCAGATCGATCAGATTCTCGATACTCTTTCGCCGAGAGAGGCGATGGTGCTCAAGATGAGGTATGGACTTCTAGACGGAAAGACAAAGACTCTAGAAGAAGTCGGTCAATTTTTTAACGTAACTAGAGAGAGAATCCGTCAGATCGAAGTAAAGGCACTAAGAAAGCTCAGACATCCTTCCAGAAGCAAGCAGCTCAAGGCTCTCCTGGGTATGCTGAACACGTCCAAGCGCGACTGA
- a CDS encoding ATP-binding cassette domain-containing protein, whose translation MIETALSLKGFTLLVEGRKMLDGITFDVPKGSIALLQGARGAGKSALLRSFIHLNEELFDRVSYTGSIKLFGEDIDSLERKSVRKRVAYVDTTFLEAMSNFTLIEFFRFLKGKRFEFEDFAESELDLFHELDLLDLLSLKAETSLKTIPLFKRLSLLVFSTLIRHPEIIILDNILDHLDDDACTEVKNVLLDTRNGVTMIISSRFVLRLLDISDLLIVLKNGKISYVGSPEVFVLNNR comes from the coding sequence GTGATTGAGACTGCTCTTTCATTGAAAGGTTTTACTCTACTCGTCGAGGGAAGGAAGATGCTCGACGGCATCACCTTTGATGTGCCAAAGGGGAGCATCGCACTCTTGCAAGGAGCAAGAGGGGCTGGTAAATCGGCGCTTCTCAGAAGTTTCATTCACTTGAATGAAGAACTGTTTGACAGAGTTAGCTATACAGGATCGATCAAGCTGTTCGGCGAGGATATAGACTCCCTCGAAAGAAAGAGCGTGAGGAAGAGAGTTGCTTACGTCGACACGACCTTTCTCGAGGCAATGTCTAATTTTACTCTAATAGAATTCTTCAGGTTTTTGAAAGGCAAGCGATTTGAGTTCGAAGACTTCGCGGAAAGCGAATTGGACCTCTTTCATGAACTCGATCTCCTGGACTTGCTTTCACTGAAGGCGGAAACCTCTCTAAAGACAATACCTCTTTTCAAGAGACTCTCGCTACTAGTATTCTCCACCCTCATACGACACCCGGAGATAATCATTCTCGACAACATTTTAGACCACCTAGATGACGACGCCTGTACTGAAGTGAAAAACGTTCTTTTGGATACAAGGAACGGTGTGACAATGATAATCTCTTCAAGGTTTGTTTTGAGGCTTCTAGACATTTCCGATTTGTTGATTGTTCTTAAAAATGGTAAAATTTCATATGTCGGAAGTCCCGAAGTTTTCGTTTTGAACAACCGATAA
- a CDS encoding 1-phosphofructokinase family hexose kinase codes for MDVLTVTLNPALDREIIVENFKINEFHRVKNPSYSVMDPGGKGINVSVILSGLGVRNVAMGFLGGYIGKVVEERLRLISDLITTAFVHVEEETRENIAIVDPLGETITEINSSGPLIKSDDLRMFIRRFEVALSRAKHVVVSGSIPRGVDNDICKTLCKKVADSGKISFAEGIGPAFEIAVEAGVITVARPDLRSRKLLFGETMVELEDYVRTAKKIIESGSRLAILSYAIEGDVIATRDGIWLFKTKGHIDRSHLLGTGDAFMAGVVHSMIENENDCFLAAKRGMAAAVAEAEYIGKELISLEDIERHLDSFDIRKLE; via the coding sequence GTGGACGTTCTTACCGTTACGCTTAACCCTGCACTGGACAGGGAGATCATTGTTGAAAATTTCAAGATTAACGAGTTCCACAGGGTGAAGAATCCCAGCTACTCGGTAATGGACCCAGGCGGTAAGGGCATAAACGTATCGGTTATTCTCTCCGGTCTAGGAGTCCGGAACGTTGCCATGGGATTTCTGGGTGGATACATAGGAAAAGTCGTTGAAGAGAGACTGCGTTTGATCAGTGATCTGATCACAACCGCCTTTGTCCATGTAGAAGAAGAGACCAGGGAAAACATAGCAATCGTCGATCCGCTTGGCGAGACTATAACAGAGATTAACTCATCCGGACCTTTGATCAAGTCTGATGATTTGAGGATGTTCATTCGAAGATTCGAGGTCGCTCTTTCAAGGGCGAAGCATGTAGTCGTCTCGGGCAGCATTCCGAGAGGCGTAGACAACGACATCTGTAAGACTCTGTGCAAGAAAGTCGCTGACTCGGGTAAGATTTCCTTTGCAGAAGGAATCGGACCGGCATTCGAAATAGCTGTGGAGGCTGGAGTTATCACCGTTGCCAGACCTGATTTGAGAAGCAGGAAACTGTTATTCGGCGAGACCATGGTAGAACTCGAAGATTACGTCAGGACCGCGAAGAAGATTATTGAAAGCGGTTCCCGATTGGCGATACTTTCTTATGCTATTGAAGGCGACGTCATAGCCACGAGAGACGGAATATGGTTGTTCAAAACCAAGGGCCACATAGACAGGTCTCACCTTTTGGGAACCGGAGATGCCTTCATGGCAGGAGTGGTACATTCCATGATAGAAAACGAGAACGATTGCTTTCTGGCGGCGAAGAGGGGAATGGCTGCCGCCGTTGCGGAAGCCGAATATATAGGTAAGGAACTTATCTCACTTGAGGATATCGAGCGACATCTTGATTCCTTCGATATCCGAAAGCTGGAGTGA